The following proteins are encoded in a genomic region of Candidatus Rokuibacteriota bacterium:
- a CDS encoding FAD-dependent oxidoreductase yields the protein MASADVVIIGGGVNGASLAFSLASLGVRRVTVVERRHLAAGATGKSGSLVRMHYTNEVESRLAWESHRVFRDFANVVGGDCGFDATGFVQIVGAAHAGDLAANVAMQQRIGIDTRLVCREAS from the coding sequence GTAGTCATCATCGGCGGAGGCGTCAACGGCGCCAGTCTCGCCTTCAGCCTGGCGAGTCTCGGCGTCAGGCGCGTCACGGTCGTCGAGCGGCGCCACCTGGCCGCCGGCGCCACCGGGAAATCGGGCTCGCTCGTCCGGATGCACTACACCAACGAGGTCGAGTCCCGCCTCGCATGGGAGAGCCACAGGGTCTTTCGCGATTTCGCCAACGTCGTGGGCGGGGACTGCGGCTTCGACGCCACGGGCTTCGTCCAGATCGTCGGCGCCGCCCACGCGGGCGACCTGGCTGCCAACGTGGCCATGCAGCAGCGGATCGGCATCGACACGCGTCTGGTGTGTCGAGAAGCGAGCTGA